The nucleotide sequence GGACGATCTGGAGGATGGCGAGTAGTCTTTTCATGGCCGCCCCCCTTTTCCCCTGAAAACGACATGCACTGCCTGGAAGCCCATTTTCTTCAGCCACGATTCGAGCAGGATCCGGGCGTTGCGCGCCGCCCGCTGCAGGATGTCCATGCGCCCGACCTTGGCGCGGATGTCCTTTTCGCCCTGGCTGAGCAGGCCGTCCTTTTCCTGGTTGGAAAAATCGCTGCGCAGGATGCCCGATTCGTTGAATATCTCCCTCATGTTTTCCGGCTTCATGTTGAAGAGCAGGATTTTCGGCGCCGGCAGGGTGACGGTGACGGCCGAGTCGTTTTCCAGCTTGATGTCCTGGTCGGTCAATTCGTTCAAGTCAATGCCGGCCTTCACCGTGGCCGCGGCTTCGAAAAGGATTTTGCGGTCGCCGTACCAGGCGACGTCCTTGTAGGAGACGATCTTGGTCACGCTGTACTCGACGGTGGCCAGCTCGGCCAGGTCCTTCAAGGTGCGGACGCCGACGCTCGGCGGCACTCTTTTCCGCGGTACGGCCAGGTTGACCGCAAGCAACACCGCGGCTGCCGCGGCCAGGACGAGCAGCCGTCTGGCGAAGGCAGATTTCTTTTTCGGATCCGTATCCATGGATTCTTGCTCCCGTTGGCCTCTATTTTCCGTATATTTTGATT is from Candidatus Aminicenantes bacterium and encodes:
- a CDS encoding DUF4230 domain-containing protein, with the protein product MDTDPKKKSAFARRLLVLAAAAAVLLAVNLAVPRKRVPPSVGVRTLKDLAELATVEYSVTKIVSYKDVAWYGDRKILFEAAATVKAGIDLNELTDQDIKLENDSAVTVTLPAPKILLFNMKPENMREIFNESGILRSDFSNQEKDGLLSQGEKDIRAKVGRMDILQRAARNARILLESWLKKMGFQAVHVVFRGKGGRP